A stretch of DNA from Acipenser ruthenus chromosome 21, fAciRut3.2 maternal haplotype, whole genome shotgun sequence:
GAGTAACAATCTCACCACAAAGAAGGGAATAAATATAATGCCATATAACATACGATGCTTTTCATGTTTTCCAGCTCCAGAGATGTAATTAATTTTCTTTGAAAGACTTCACTGCTTTTGTGAGGTTGTTGTAAAAATCAGTCATGCTCGAAGGAAAGAACGAATCCACCACAGATCGGGGGAGATAGCCTCCAAGATCAGTCTGAAAAAAACTGAACAGCTGTGTCTTACTTGGCTCCCTAGAAAGGAAAGGGAGATATTGTGAAGATGCACATGTTCTTATTATTCAATTCTGAACCAATATACGTGGCAAAGTGCAGTGGGAATTTCAGCTCAAATATATTATTGACATGCACAAGAAAACGAGTATGATATGAGTAATTATGCAtgttttgcatttatattttgcagatttttaataaaagcGAAATGAGCCAATATTTCTTGCCaggaaactatatatatatatatatatatatatatatatatatatatatatatatatatatatatatatatatatgttaaaacaaaaacaatgtaaacatTGACAAGGTCAACTCACCCAGGAATGGGTACACAGAAACACCCACAGGGATGGTTAAATCCTCTAACATAGCCTGGCTGAGGTGGGCAACCGGGATGGCCAACATTGGTAGCTAAGAAAGAGTCCACATTTGAGTTTTAACACAATATTTGAAAACACTGCCTATCAAAATACTTGACATGCTGGAGCTTAAATTAATGGTGCTTCATTGATCTTTTATGACAGAAGAGCTTTGTGCTGTAAAAATCCTTCTTGTAAGCAAGCTCTCAGTAGAGAACACTTGACTGGAATAGTCAAAACGAGATGGCATGCAACATGTGTGTGCAGAGGATAAACAGTACAAGCCTTGCCCATTTTAAAACTGCTCGATTGGTTTTGCATCATATTATCTGTCATTTCAGCCTCTTGGCAATGTACTGCACATTGCTAAGATTGCTTTAGCGAGTTAACGCTTAAATGAATACTCTTGGAATAAAGAGTTGTAAATCCCCTAACTTGTGCCAGTCTTACCTACAAAAAGCAGTTCCACTTATCATATGGCACATGAATAAATGGATACCTTAGTTTAAGAAGGACAcaattctaaatgtttatttagcacacaTTACCCACCATTGGAGGTGATGGTCCCATCTTCATAGCGCTTAACTAAAACAACGTCCACAAAGTCTCTTGGAGAAATAATACCCATTGCTGCCGACGGAGTTACTGTTCTGCAGACAGACACCTCCTGCACACGagtggaaaaaacaaacagttcttGTACCTGTCATTTTACAGCACAGAAATAAACGGGGCAAAAGACATTTAGAATATTGtttcctgctttaaaaaaaaaaaaaaattgggaatgTACAATGACATGAGAACTTTACTTACTTTTACTTACTGTGTCTACCTTCAAAACAGGCTGCCactgaaaaaaatcaatataCAATTTATGTGGAACTTTCAAGGTTCCTTTTATCACTCTGGTCATTCTAACCAGCTTTCCACACAGCCACACCCAATCAGCAGCTATGAAACTGAGACAGGTGAGAGTGGGAGTTGAATTTGTCCAAGGGCTGCCACTGATCTGAAAACTTACATCGTCAATGGACTGGATGAGCTCAAATTTTTTGACATTGTTATCCCACTTCACTCGGAGTCCATCTGGCACTGGTTTCAAACACGTCCACACCTTTTCAGGACTTCCATTGATTATCCCTTCTCCTTTGTATCTGGGGTGGAGTGGTGATAAAGGGAAGCATGCCAGTATAGCATTCTACCACCAAGAGGCACACATCAGCATTTTAAGAAAGCGTACTTCAGGACATTTCTAAAGCGCTTCTTAGATTTTAGTGATAAATCGGTTAAAGAAGTTAAACACTTCCAGCTCATGCTGGTTTATAATAACAATTTCACAATATTACAGGATCACCCTAATGTCACATTTTATGTTCTTGCAAATCAtatttctcttgtttttttttttttttttaattacaacttTCTGGTGGATGACAATTTGAGTTTGCAGCATCACCAAAAAATAGTTAAATAACTTtgtgacataaaaaaataaataaaaataatttgcttACAAGTTTCCTGCAAATTCAGAGGATGGCCTCCAGAAGACAGCTACctcattctaaaataaatgtttaaaaaaaaggaaaaaaattgaataaaactCATGATGTATTACAGTAATGATTTTACTATGCAATTCAAACGCTTAATTATAGTCAATTGTGAGCTTTACAGTTTGTCAAAATAAGCCTACTTGCTCAGTGAAATGGAGTGACTTTACCTGAATACCAGTGGTTACAAGGGATTGGACGTTGACCGAACAGGTGAGCTACAGCATACTAAAAGATACACAATACTTTGGTACCATTGGTCACGTCATTGGTCACGTCATTGTCCCAACCCACCAGAATCTCATGATCCTTGCTTTGTACAGCCCACAGCCTACGTCACAATGAATCAGCTGTCAGACAGCATAAGGGAACTAATTGTGTTCTCAAGAACAGACCTCAAACCTAAGTTTTGCTGCTTAAAACGAGAACAAATACACATACAgaaatataaaatgatattgtCAGTTTGTCTCGTAGAGAATTTGTAGTGACATCATTAGGCAACAATGCGAGACCATTGTTGAGACTTTCATCTTTCTGTTTTTGCTAAAttaattttcaatatttatatagaggcctattaaacaaacaaaaaaaaagaatgagacACCAGATATACAACTGCGCATACTCACCGTTTTCTTACACATTTTCCATCCGCTCTCGTCTTTGCTGTAGTTCAGTAGATTATCAGCTACTGTATTTGCAATGTGCCTGTAATCCATACTACTGGTGTCGTGCAATTCAAAAAGACAAGGTACCCTACCTGTACTACAGGGACAGCCGAAGGGAAGGCGTAACGTTGGACCGCCCAGTCGACAGGCTACAAATCACCGGTACAGACAGTACAAGAAAAGCAAGGATGcgctcattttaacagaaaataaagacAGTTCCAGTCTCCTAAAAGACAAGCAATATACAgtgaacgaaaaaaaaaaaaaatctgcagaaaTAGACTACGTGCATATATTACGTATTTTATGCTACAATTTTTTTTGCCCCAAATCCCACAATTTCTAGGTGTacttatttgaaaaaataataaaaaacacaaatatagaaGGAATATTCGGATAAACTAATTAAACTATTATAGGTTATCATATTAATTCGAAACGCTCTTCTCTATGATTGTTTTTaagtgtaaacaaaacaaaaaagcgttTTGTAGCAGATATAATTGTA
This window harbors:
- the LOC117428231 gene encoding stAR-related lipid transfer protein 5-like codes for the protein MDYRHIANTVADNLLNYSKDESGWKMCKKTNEVAVFWRPSSEFAGNLYKGEGIINGSPEKVWTCLKPVPDGLRVKWDNNVKKFELIQSIDDEVSVCRTVTPSAAMGIISPRDFVDVVLVKRYEDGTITSNATNVGHPGCPPQPGYVRGFNHPCGCFCVPIPGEPSKTQLFSFFQTDLGGYLPRSVVDSFFPSSMTDFYNNLTKAVKSFKEN